One segment of Oncorhynchus gorbuscha isolate QuinsamMale2020 ecotype Even-year unplaced genomic scaffold, OgorEven_v1.0 Un_scaffold_601, whole genome shotgun sequence DNA contains the following:
- the LOC124019021 gene encoding zinc finger protein 180-like isoform X1 translates to MGTLLTVALSVGGTYHLGRFNYNMLLTRQRRVSPNQNTSNTSTDVQGKKSHHSCSDCGKSFTTRRSFIIHLRIHTGEKPYRCDQCGKFFARVSNLTTHQRTHTGEKPYSCDQCGKSFASYNTFKYHLRIYEGEKPYPCLDCGKNFVNAGALTIHQRVHTGEKPYSCDQCGKSFAVASTLIRHQRIHTGEKPYSCNLCGKSFAVSDKLTIHQRIHTGEKPYSCDQCGKCFALASTLNKHQRIHTGEKPYSCDQCGKSFARVSTLTIHHRTHTGEKPYSCDQCGKSFALASTLTAHQRTHTGEKPYSCDHCGKIFAESGTLNTHQRTHTGEKPYSCDHCGKSFAESGTLISHQRTHTGEKPYVCLCGESFARLGQIKKHQKAQICHISTPSYLTQFPDP, encoded by the exons ATG GGGACTCTCCTAACCGTCGCTCTCTCAGTGGGAGGGACTTATCATCTGGGGAGGTTCAACTACAACATGttgctgacgaggcagagaagagtctctcccaATCAGAACACCTCAAACACCAGCACAGACGTACAGGGGAAGAAATCTCACCacagctgctctgactgtgggaagagtttcactaCACGGAGGTCCTTCATAATTCACCTGCGTATTCACACCGGAGAGAAGCCTTAtcgctgtgatcagtgtgggaagttCTTTGCTCGAGTTTCCAACCTGACTACACACCagcgaacacacacaggagaaaagccttacagctgtgatcaatgtgggaagagttttgcttCATATAACACCTTCAAATATCATCTGAGAATTTATgaaggggagaagccttaccccTGCCTTGATTGTGGGAAAAACTTTGTTAATGCAGGAGCCTTAACCATACACCAGCgtgtacacacaggagagaagccttatagctgtgatcagtgtggaaaGAGCTTTGCTGTAGCTTCCACCCTGATTAGACACCAGCGcatacacactggagagaagccttatagctgtaatctgtgtgggaagagctttgctGTATCAGATAAACTAACTATACACCagcgcatacacacaggagagaagccttatagctgtgatcagtgtggaaaGTGCTTTGCTTTAGCTTCCACCCTGAATAAACACCAGCGcatacacactggagagaagccttatagctgtgatcagtgtggaaaGAGCTTTGCTCGAGTTTCCACACTGACTATACACCATCGAACACACACTGGAGaaaagccttatagctgtgatcagtgtggaaaGAGCTTTGCTCTAGCTTCCACCCTGACTGCACACCAGCGAACACACACTGGAGaaaagccttatagctgtgatcattGTGGAAAGATCTTTGCTGAGTCAGGGACCCTGAATACACACCAgcgaacacacactggagagaagccttatagctgtgatcattGTGGAAAGAGCTTTGCCGAGTCAGGGACCCTGATCTCACACCAgcgaacacacactggagagaaaccctatGTCTGTCTATGTGGAGAGAGCTTTGCTCGTTTAGGGCAAATTAAAAAACACCAGAAAGCTCAAATTTGCCATATTTCAACTCCCTCCTATTTGACACAATTTCCAGATCCCTAA
- the LOC124019021 gene encoding zinc finger protein 239-like isoform X2, with protein sequence MLLTRQRRVSPNQNTSNTSTDVQGKKSHHSCSDCGKSFTTRRSFIIHLRIHTGEKPYRCDQCGKFFARVSNLTTHQRTHTGEKPYSCDQCGKSFASYNTFKYHLRIYEGEKPYPCLDCGKNFVNAGALTIHQRVHTGEKPYSCDQCGKSFAVASTLIRHQRIHTGEKPYSCNLCGKSFAVSDKLTIHQRIHTGEKPYSCDQCGKCFALASTLNKHQRIHTGEKPYSCDQCGKSFARVSTLTIHHRTHTGEKPYSCDQCGKSFALASTLTAHQRTHTGEKPYSCDHCGKIFAESGTLNTHQRTHTGEKPYSCDHCGKSFAESGTLISHQRTHTGEKPYVCLCGESFARLGQIKKHQKAQICHISTPSYLTQFPDP encoded by the coding sequence ATGttgctgacgaggcagagaagagtctctcccaATCAGAACACCTCAAACACCAGCACAGACGTACAGGGGAAGAAATCTCACCacagctgctctgactgtgggaagagtttcactaCACGGAGGTCCTTCATAATTCACCTGCGTATTCACACCGGAGAGAAGCCTTAtcgctgtgatcagtgtgggaagttCTTTGCTCGAGTTTCCAACCTGACTACACACCagcgaacacacacaggagaaaagccttacagctgtgatcaatgtgggaagagttttgcttCATATAACACCTTCAAATATCATCTGAGAATTTATgaaggggagaagccttaccccTGCCTTGATTGTGGGAAAAACTTTGTTAATGCAGGAGCCTTAACCATACACCAGCgtgtacacacaggagagaagccttatagctgtgatcagtgtggaaaGAGCTTTGCTGTAGCTTCCACCCTGATTAGACACCAGCGcatacacactggagagaagccttatagctgtaatctgtgtgggaagagctttgctGTATCAGATAAACTAACTATACACCagcgcatacacacaggagagaagccttatagctgtgatcagtgtggaaaGTGCTTTGCTTTAGCTTCCACCCTGAATAAACACCAGCGcatacacactggagagaagccttatagctgtgatcagtgtggaaaGAGCTTTGCTCGAGTTTCCACACTGACTATACACCATCGAACACACACTGGAGaaaagccttatagctgtgatcagtgtggaaaGAGCTTTGCTCTAGCTTCCACCCTGACTGCACACCAGCGAACACACACTGGAGaaaagccttatagctgtgatcattGTGGAAAGATCTTTGCTGAGTCAGGGACCCTGAATACACACCAgcgaacacacactggagagaagccttatagctgtgatcattGTGGAAAGAGCTTTGCCGAGTCAGGGACCCTGATCTCACACCAgcgaacacacactggagagaaaccctatGTCTGTCTATGTGGAGAGAGCTTTGCTCGTTTAGGGCAAATTAAAAAACACCAGAAAGCTCAAATTTGCCATATTTCAACTCCCTCCTATTTGACACAATTTCCAGATCCCTAA